One genomic segment of Paraburkholderia caffeinilytica includes these proteins:
- a CDS encoding MFS transporter: MSTSPISAAQPNAPGQTSSARIILASFIGTAIEFYDFYVYATAAALVIGPVFFPHGSATAQALSAFVTFGIAFVARPIGSFLFGHFGDRIGRKSTLVASLLVMGVSTTLIGFVPGYDSIGSLAPILLCVLRFGQGIGLGGEWGGAALLATENAPAGKRGWFGMFPQLGPSIGFLASNGLFFALALSLSDEQFRSWGWRVPFLVSAVLVVLGLYVRLKIAETPAFQAAIERKERVKVPIATLFSQHGLPTLLGALAMVVCYTLFYNATTFSLSYGVSVLHIPRPTFLGMLCIAVVFMALATPLSAWASDRYGRKPVLIVGIVAAILSGFTMAPLLGSGQTPLVLLFLVIELFLMGVTFAPMGALLPELFPTNVRYTGAGVSYNLGGILGASVAPYIAQVLAAHGGLPWVGAYVSIAAAVSMIGVLCMRETRDSQLM; the protein is encoded by the coding sequence ATGTCCACTTCGCCGATTTCCGCGGCCCAGCCCAATGCGCCCGGGCAGACCAGCAGCGCGCGGATCATCCTCGCGAGCTTCATCGGCACCGCGATCGAGTTCTACGATTTCTACGTCTATGCGACCGCTGCGGCGCTCGTCATCGGACCGGTATTTTTCCCGCACGGCTCGGCGACCGCTCAGGCTTTGTCGGCTTTCGTCACGTTCGGCATCGCGTTCGTCGCGCGGCCGATCGGCTCGTTCCTGTTCGGTCACTTCGGCGACAGGATCGGCCGCAAGTCGACGCTCGTCGCGTCGCTGCTGGTGATGGGGGTGTCAACCACGCTGATTGGCTTCGTGCCGGGCTACGACTCGATCGGCAGCCTCGCGCCGATCCTGCTGTGCGTGCTGCGCTTCGGTCAGGGAATCGGACTGGGCGGCGAATGGGGCGGCGCGGCGCTGCTCGCCACCGAGAACGCGCCGGCCGGCAAACGCGGCTGGTTCGGGATGTTCCCGCAACTGGGACCGTCGATCGGTTTTCTGGCGTCCAACGGTTTGTTCTTCGCGTTGGCGTTGTCGTTGAGCGACGAGCAATTCCGCAGCTGGGGCTGGCGCGTGCCGTTCCTCGTCAGCGCGGTGCTGGTCGTGCTCGGCTTGTACGTGCGCCTGAAAATCGCCGAGACGCCGGCCTTCCAGGCGGCCATTGAACGCAAGGAACGCGTGAAGGTGCCGATCGCCACGCTGTTCTCGCAACACGGGCTGCCGACCCTCCTCGGCGCGCTGGCGATGGTGGTCTGCTACACGCTGTTCTACAACGCCACGACGTTTTCGCTGTCGTACGGCGTATCGGTCCTGCATATTCCCCGGCCGACTTTCCTCGGCATGCTGTGCATCGCGGTCGTGTTCATGGCGCTCGCCACGCCGCTCTCCGCCTGGGCGAGCGATCGTTATGGCCGCAAGCCGGTGCTGATCGTCGGCATCGTCGCAGCGATCCTGTCGGGCTTCACCATGGCGCCGTTGCTCGGCAGCGGACAGACGCCGCTGGTGCTGCTGTTCCTCGTGATCGAACTGTTCCTGATGGGCGTGACCTTCGCGCCGATGGGCGCGCTGCTGCCGGAACTGTTTCCGACCAACGTGCGCTATACCGGTGCAGGCGTGTCCTATAACCTCGGCGGGATTCTCGGCGCGTCGGTTGCGCCGTATATCGCGCAGGTGCTGGCCGCGCACGGCGGGCTGCCGTGGGTGGGCGCCTATGTTTCGATTGCAGCGGCCGTCAGCATGATCGGTGTGCTGTGCATGCGCGAAACGCGCGATTCGCAACTGATGTGA
- the ppc gene encoding phosphoenolpyruvate carboxylase — protein sequence MTSSGSARPARRNTASPNAQAADAAAASATSASAATAAQSTPAKRAGKAAKASQAANVAKAAKSAKASTPAKADKPVKAISAGSKAAQAANAAQAQKPAKAKSPKVKVAASEAAPQAAKAPKLQAVSQDTIAPASKSSGRTREDKDHPLFQDIRYLGRLLGDVLREQEGDAVFDVVETIRQTAVRFRREDDSAAAQTLDKKLRSLSPEQTVSVVRAFSYFSHLANIAEDRHRNRRHRIHALAGSTSQPGTMAHALERLVEAGAAATPVLQQFFNDALIVPVLTAHPTEVQRKSILDAQHDVARLLAERDQQLTNRERAHNEAMLRASVTSLWQTRMLRDSRLTVADEIENALSYYRATFLEEIPALYADIEEALAEHGLDARLPPFFQMGSWIGGDRDGNPNVTAETLEHAITRQAAVIFEHYMEQVHKLGAELSVSNLLAGASDALKELAAISPDQSPHRTDEPYRRALIGMYTRLAASARVRLGEGSVPVRSAGRGAAPIRAKPYDDSAEFVRDLHVLIDSLAEHHGAPLAAPRLSPLARAAEVFGFHLASIDLRQSSDIHEAVIAELLKRAGVEDGYASLSEEDKLKVLLAELSQPRPLRLPYAEYSALVKSELGVLEEARVTREKFGARAVRNYIISHTETVSDLVEVMLLQKETGLLHGRLGDAHDPAHAGLMVIPLFETIPDLRNAPHIMRDLIALPGVGALIEHQGNEQEVMLGYSDSNKDGGFLTSNWELYRAELALVSLFNERGVTLRLFHGRGGTVGRGGGPTYQAILSQPPGTVDGQIRLTEQGEVIASKFGNPEIGRRNLETVVAATLEASLLPHGNAPAQLPAFEETMQQLSDAAMASYRALVYETPGFKEYFFESTPISEIAELNIGSRPASRKLQDPKQRKIEDLRAIPWGFSWGQCRLLLTGWYGFGSAVAAHLDSAPSEAERTRRLALLKKMHKTWPFFSNLLSNMDMVLAKTDLAVASRYAALVSDKKLRKHVFERIVAEWERTSKVLSEITGKSERLAENPLLARSIKNRFPYLDPLNHLQVELLKRHRAGDTNARVRRGIHLSINGIAAGLRNTG from the coding sequence GTGACGTCTTCCGGATCGGCGCGCCCTGCCCGCCGCAACACTGCATCGCCCAACGCTCAAGCGGCCGACGCCGCCGCAGCGTCCGCCACTTCTGCCTCCGCCGCAACGGCTGCCCAGTCCACCCCTGCCAAACGCGCCGGCAAAGCGGCCAAGGCCAGCCAGGCCGCTAACGTCGCCAAAGCCGCCAAATCCGCCAAAGCCTCCACGCCCGCCAAGGCGGACAAGCCGGTGAAGGCCATCAGCGCAGGTAGTAAAGCGGCACAGGCCGCGAACGCCGCCCAGGCGCAGAAACCGGCCAAAGCAAAGTCTCCGAAGGTCAAGGTCGCCGCGAGCGAAGCCGCGCCGCAAGCCGCCAAGGCGCCCAAGCTGCAAGCCGTTTCGCAGGATACGATCGCGCCCGCGTCGAAAAGCAGTGGCCGCACGCGCGAGGACAAGGACCATCCGCTATTCCAGGACATCCGCTATCTGGGTCGCCTGCTCGGCGATGTGCTGCGTGAACAGGAAGGCGACGCGGTGTTCGACGTCGTGGAGACGATCCGCCAGACCGCCGTGCGTTTTCGCCGCGAGGACGACAGCGCCGCCGCGCAAACGCTCGATAAGAAACTGCGTTCGCTGAGCCCGGAGCAAACGGTCAGCGTGGTGCGCGCGTTCAGCTACTTTTCGCACCTTGCGAACATCGCTGAAGACCGCCACCGCAATCGCCGTCATCGGATTCACGCGCTGGCCGGCTCGACTTCGCAACCGGGCACCATGGCGCACGCGCTCGAACGGCTCGTCGAGGCGGGCGCCGCCGCGACGCCGGTGTTGCAGCAGTTCTTCAACGACGCGCTGATCGTGCCGGTCCTGACCGCGCATCCTACCGAGGTGCAACGCAAGAGCATTCTCGACGCGCAGCACGACGTCGCGCGCCTGCTGGCCGAACGCGATCAACAGTTGACCAACCGCGAACGCGCGCATAACGAAGCAATGCTGCGTGCGAGCGTCACGTCGCTCTGGCAAACGCGGATGCTGCGCGACTCGCGCCTGACGGTGGCCGATGAAATCGAAAACGCGCTGTCGTACTACCGCGCGACCTTCCTCGAAGAAATTCCGGCGCTCTACGCCGACATCGAAGAAGCGCTCGCCGAGCACGGCCTCGATGCGCGCCTGCCGCCGTTCTTCCAGATGGGCAGCTGGATCGGCGGCGACCGTGACGGCAATCCGAACGTCACGGCTGAAACGCTCGAGCACGCCATCACCCGCCAGGCGGCGGTGATTTTCGAACACTATATGGAGCAGGTCCACAAGCTGGGCGCCGAGTTGTCGGTGTCGAATCTGCTGGCCGGCGCAAGCGACGCGTTGAAGGAACTCGCGGCCATCTCGCCCGACCAGTCGCCGCACCGTACCGACGAACCGTATCGCCGGGCCTTGATCGGCATGTACACGCGGCTCGCGGCAAGCGCGCGCGTGCGTCTGGGCGAAGGCAGCGTGCCGGTGCGCAGCGCAGGCCGCGGCGCGGCGCCGATACGCGCCAAGCCGTACGACGACTCCGCCGAATTCGTGCGCGATCTGCACGTGCTGATCGATTCGCTCGCCGAGCATCATGGCGCACCGCTCGCGGCACCGCGTCTGTCGCCGCTCGCTCGCGCGGCCGAGGTGTTCGGCTTCCATCTGGCGAGCATCGACTTGCGGCAGAGTTCCGACATCCATGAAGCGGTGATCGCCGAGTTGCTGAAACGCGCGGGCGTGGAAGACGGCTACGCGTCGCTCTCCGAAGAAGACAAGCTCAAGGTGCTGCTCGCCGAACTTTCGCAGCCGCGCCCGTTGCGCCTGCCGTACGCCGAGTACTCCGCTCTCGTGAAGAGCGAACTCGGCGTGCTCGAAGAGGCCCGCGTCACGCGCGAGAAGTTCGGCGCGCGAGCGGTGCGCAACTACATCATTTCGCACACGGAGACCGTCAGCGATCTGGTCGAGGTGATGTTGCTGCAGAAGGAAACCGGCCTGCTGCACGGCCGCCTCGGCGACGCGCACGATCCGGCGCACGCGGGGCTGATGGTGATCCCGCTGTTCGAAACGATCCCCGACTTGCGCAACGCGCCGCACATCATGCGCGATCTGATCGCGCTGCCGGGCGTCGGCGCACTGATCGAACATCAGGGCAACGAGCAGGAAGTGATGCTCGGCTATTCGGACAGCAACAAGGACGGCGGCTTCCTGACGTCGAACTGGGAGCTGTACCGCGCCGAACTGGCGCTCGTGTCGCTGTTCAACGAACGCGGCGTAACTCTGCGCCTGTTCCACGGACGCGGAGGCACGGTAGGCCGTGGCGGCGGCCCGACTTATCAGGCGATTCTGTCGCAGCCGCCGGGTACCGTCGACGGCCAGATCCGCTTGACCGAGCAAGGCGAAGTGATCGCCAGCAAGTTCGGCAACCCGGAAATCGGCCGGCGCAACCTGGAGACGGTGGTGGCTGCCACGCTTGAAGCGTCGTTGCTGCCGCACGGCAATGCGCCCGCGCAACTGCCCGCCTTCGAAGAGACGATGCAGCAGTTGTCCGACGCGGCGATGGCGTCGTATCGCGCGCTGGTCTACGAAACGCCGGGCTTCAAGGAGTATTTCTTCGAGTCGACGCCGATCTCGGAAATCGCCGAGTTGAATATCGGCAGCCGTCCGGCTTCGCGCAAATTGCAGGACCCGAAGCAACGCAAGATCGAAGATCTGCGCGCGATTCCGTGGGGCTTCTCGTGGGGCCAATGCCGTTTGCTGCTGACCGGCTGGTATGGCTTCGGCAGCGCGGTGGCGGCGCATCTGGACAGCGCGCCGAGCGAAGCCGAGCGCACCCGCCGTCTCGCGCTGCTCAAGAAAATGCACAAGACCTGGCCGTTCTTCTCGAACCTGCTCTCCAATATGGACATGGTGCTGGCGAAGACCGACCTCGCGGTCGCGTCGCGCTACGCCGCGCTCGTCTCCGACAAGAAGCTGCGCAAGCATGTGTTCGAGCGGATCGTCGCGGAATGGGAGCGCACGTCGAAGGTGTTGTCGGAGATTACCGGCAAGAGCGAACGGCTCGCGGAGAATCCGTTGCTCGCGCGGTCGATCAAGAACCGCTTCCCGTATCTCGATCCGTTGAATCACTTGCAGGTCGAGTTGCTCAAGCGTCACCGCGCGGGCGATACCAACGCACGCGTGCGGCGCGGGATTCATTTGAGCATCAACGGGATTGCGGCGGGGCTGCGCAATACGGGCTAA
- the waaC gene encoding lipopolysaccharide heptosyltransferase I — protein MKRVLIVKVTSLGDIVQALPVVADIKRAFPGVEVDWAADEAFAEVVHWSTSVDRVLSAPLRRFKKARRWGDFKAIAASIAELRAYRYDFIIDIHGVYKSAIIAFLARSSQRIGYQSQDLGERGAAFAYTGRFGPRPRCNAWHGMRISAGEALDYEVEGPAVYSLRLPEPATAPFAADSAPVAALFHATSKDDKKWPLTHWVAVGRELAQRGFQVVLPWGSEGERAEAEQIASQVPGSTVLPKLSVTEIAQMIDACALVVGTDTGFVHLAHALQKRTVMIFVATSPSHCGIDAPFRSISIGDGHSVPPVTEALEAIDYVHSEPRTVAMQHGSAAA, from the coding sequence ATGAAGCGAGTCCTTATCGTCAAGGTCACTTCACTCGGCGATATCGTGCAGGCATTGCCTGTCGTCGCCGACATCAAGCGCGCGTTTCCCGGCGTTGAAGTGGACTGGGCGGCCGACGAGGCATTCGCCGAAGTGGTGCATTGGAGCACGAGCGTGGACCGCGTGCTTTCCGCACCGCTGCGCCGCTTCAAGAAGGCGCGCCGCTGGGGCGATTTCAAGGCGATTGCAGCGTCGATCGCCGAATTGCGCGCGTATCGCTACGACTTCATCATCGACATTCACGGCGTGTACAAGAGCGCGATCATCGCGTTTCTGGCGCGTTCGTCGCAGCGTATTGGCTACCAGTCCCAGGATCTCGGCGAGCGGGGCGCCGCCTTTGCCTACACGGGGCGTTTCGGCCCGCGTCCGCGGTGCAATGCATGGCACGGCATGCGCATCAGCGCGGGCGAGGCGCTGGATTACGAGGTCGAAGGCCCGGCCGTCTACAGTCTGCGCTTGCCCGAACCGGCCACCGCACCGTTTGCAGCTGATAGCGCGCCGGTCGCGGCGCTGTTTCACGCCACCTCCAAAGACGACAAAAAGTGGCCGCTGACCCATTGGGTGGCGGTCGGCCGCGAGTTGGCGCAGCGCGGCTTTCAGGTGGTGCTGCCGTGGGGTTCGGAGGGCGAGCGCGCCGAGGCGGAGCAAATCGCGTCACAGGTACCGGGTTCGACCGTCCTGCCGAAGCTGAGCGTGACCGAAATCGCGCAGATGATCGACGCGTGCGCCCTGGTGGTCGGCACGGATACAGGTTTCGTTCATCTGGCGCATGCGTTGCAGAAGCGCACGGTCATGATTTTTGTGGCGACCTCGCCGTCGCATTGCGGTATTGACGCGCCGTTCCGCTCGATCTCGATCGGCGACGGTCACTCGGTGCCGCCGGTCACCGAGGCACTCGAGGCGATCGACTACGTGCACAGCGAGCCGCGTACCGTCGCCATGCAGCACGGATCGGCCGCAGCCTGA
- the hemC gene encoding hydroxymethylbilane synthase, translating to MNTETFSAPPHTLVIASRESRLAMWQAEHVRCALHKLYPSCDVKILGMTTRGDQILDRTLSKVGGKGLFVKELEAALADGRADLAVHSLKDVPMTLPAGFALSTIMEREDPRDALVSNEYDSLAALPAGAVVGTSSLRREAMLRMRYPHLVVRPLRGNLDTRLSKLDRGDYAAIILAAAGLKRLGLGERIRALLDPEDSLPAAGQGALGIEIRADRADLAAWLAPLHHEHTAAAVEAERMVSRALGGSCEVPLAAYATWHDGALHLRGIVATPDGQRVLSAQASAPAPTLERAVALGQEVANALEQQGAMDIVRALSTASGPGAGAADSAATAE from the coding sequence ATGAACACCGAGACGTTTTCCGCGCCACCCCACACGCTTGTGATTGCGTCGCGAGAAAGCCGCCTTGCCATGTGGCAGGCGGAGCATGTGCGATGTGCGCTGCACAAATTATATCCATCTTGTGACGTAAAAATCCTCGGAATGACGACACGTGGGGATCAAATTCTCGATCGCACTTTGTCGAAGGTTGGTGGTAAGGGCCTCTTCGTCAAGGAACTGGAAGCGGCGCTGGCCGACGGCCGCGCCGACCTGGCCGTGCACTCGCTCAAAGACGTGCCGATGACGTTGCCGGCGGGCTTCGCGCTCTCCACCATCATGGAACGCGAAGATCCGCGCGACGCGCTGGTGTCCAACGAGTACGACTCGCTTGCCGCGCTGCCGGCCGGCGCCGTGGTCGGCACCTCCAGCCTGCGCCGCGAGGCCATGCTGCGCATGCGGTATCCGCACCTCGTGGTGCGCCCGCTGCGCGGCAATCTGGACACCCGTCTGTCGAAACTCGATCGCGGCGACTATGCGGCGATCATTCTGGCGGCAGCCGGTTTGAAGCGCTTGGGTCTCGGCGAGCGCATCCGCGCGCTGCTCGATCCCGAAGACAGCTTGCCCGCAGCGGGTCAGGGCGCGCTCGGCATCGAGATTCGCGCCGATCGCGCGGACCTCGCGGCATGGCTCGCGCCGCTGCATCACGAACATACGGCCGCGGCCGTCGAAGCGGAGCGGATGGTGTCGCGCGCCCTCGGCGGCAGTTGCGAAGTGCCGCTCGCGGCCTATGCGACCTGGCACGACGGCGCGCTGCATCTGCGCGGCATCGTCGCTACGCCCGACGGTCAGCGGGTGTTGAGTGCGCAGGCATCGGCGCCGGCGCCCACCCTCGAGCGTGCCGTGGCGCTCGGCCAGGAAGTGGCGAACGCGCTCGAGCAGCAAGGCGCGATGGACATCGTCCGCGCGTTGAGCACGGCCAGCGGCCCCGGCGCAGGGGCTGCGGACAGCGCGGCGACCGCCGAGTGA
- the argH gene encoding argininosuccinate lyase — protein MTSQLHKKGEAWSARFSEPMSELVKRYTSSVFFDKRLALVDIEGSLAHAAMLAAQKIIAADDLAAIQRGMAQIKGEIERGEFEWQLDLEDVHLNIEARLTALIGDAGKRLHTGRSRNDQVATDIRLWLRGEIDRIGGLLTELRTALLDMAEKNASTIMPGFTHLQVAQPVTFGHHLLAYVEMFSRDAERMIDCRKRVNRLPLGAAALAGTSYPIDRHAVAKTLGFDGICANSLDAVSDRDFAIEFTAASALIMTHVSRFSEELVLWMSPRVGFIDLADRFCTGSSIMPQKKNPDVPELARGKTGRVNGHLIALLTLMKGQPLAYNKDNQEDKEPLFDTVDTVADTLRIFAEMVAGISVKPQAMRDAALQGFSTATDLADYLVKRGLPFRDAHEAVALAVRVCADRGCDLADLTLEEMRKELPNVAHLIGEDVFSYLTLEGSVASRNHPGGTAPEQVLAAVKAAREALK, from the coding sequence ATGACGTCCCAACTGCACAAAAAAGGCGAAGCCTGGTCGGCTCGCTTCTCGGAGCCGATGTCGGAGCTCGTCAAACGTTACACGTCGTCGGTTTTCTTCGACAAGCGTCTGGCGCTCGTCGACATCGAAGGGTCGCTCGCGCACGCCGCGATGCTGGCCGCGCAGAAGATCATCGCCGCCGACGACCTCGCCGCGATCCAGCGCGGCATGGCGCAAATCAAGGGTGAAATCGAGCGAGGCGAGTTCGAGTGGCAACTCGATCTGGAAGACGTCCACCTGAACATCGAAGCGCGCCTGACCGCGCTGATCGGCGACGCCGGCAAGCGCCTGCATACCGGCCGTTCGCGTAACGACCAGGTGGCCACCGACATCCGTCTGTGGCTGCGCGGCGAAATCGACCGTATCGGCGGCCTGCTGACGGAACTGCGCACGGCCCTGCTCGACATGGCGGAAAAGAACGCGTCGACCATCATGCCGGGCTTCACGCACTTGCAGGTCGCGCAGCCGGTCACGTTCGGCCATCACCTGCTCGCCTACGTCGAAATGTTTTCGCGCGACGCCGAACGCATGATCGATTGCCGCAAGCGCGTGAACCGTCTGCCGCTCGGTGCTGCGGCTCTGGCCGGCACCAGCTATCCGATCGACCGTCATGCCGTGGCGAAGACGCTCGGCTTCGACGGCATCTGCGCGAACTCGCTGGACGCGGTGTCCGATCGCGACTTCGCGATCGAATTCACGGCCGCGTCGGCATTGATCATGACGCATGTGTCGCGCTTCTCGGAAGAACTCGTGCTGTGGATGAGCCCGCGCGTCGGCTTCATCGATCTGGCCGACCGTTTCTGCACCGGCTCGTCGATCATGCCGCAGAAGAAGAACCCCGACGTGCCCGAACTGGCGCGTGGCAAGACCGGCCGCGTGAACGGCCATCTGATCGCGCTGCTGACGTTGATGAAAGGTCAGCCGCTCGCGTACAACAAGGACAATCAGGAAGACAAGGAACCGTTGTTCGACACCGTCGATACGGTTGCGGACACGCTGCGCATCTTTGCTGAAATGGTCGCGGGTATTTCGGTGAAGCCGCAAGCCATGCGCGATGCCGCGTTGCAAGGCTTCTCCACGGCAACCGATCTGGCCGACTACCTCGTCAAGCGCGGCCTGCCGTTCCGCGACGCGCACGAAGCCGTAGCGCTGGCGGTTCGCGTGTGTGCCGATCGTGGTTGCGATCTGGCCGACCTGACGCTGGAAGAAATGCGTAAGGAACTGCCGAACGTCGCGCATCTGATTGGCGAGGACGTGTTCTCGTATCTGACGCTCGAAGGTTCGGTGGCAAGCCGCAATCATCCGGGCGGCACCGCGCCCGAGCAGGTGCTCGCAGCGGTCAAGGCTGCGCGGGAAGCGTTGAAGTAA
- a CDS encoding class I SAM-dependent methyltransferase, giving the protein MKHHDQVADAFGSTAAAYLTSQTHATGADLQTLAESIAATPDATVLDMGCGAGHASFAVAPHAQEVIAYDIAPPMLATVEGAAKDRGLTNIRTRQGAAETLPFDDHSFDWVISRMSAHHWHDVAQALSEVRRVLKPGGKVLFIDIAGADHPLLDTHIQAVELLRDGSHIRDYRADEWIALFEAAGFKASIRERWRIEIEFSSWVARMRTPEPRVVAIRSLWSHSPDEVRQYFDVQEDGSFKLDALMVEAQ; this is encoded by the coding sequence ATGAAGCACCACGATCAAGTCGCCGACGCCTTCGGCTCGACCGCCGCCGCGTATTTGACGAGTCAGACGCATGCCACCGGCGCCGATCTGCAGACGCTGGCCGAATCGATCGCCGCGACGCCGGATGCCACGGTGCTCGACATGGGCTGCGGTGCGGGGCACGCGAGTTTCGCGGTGGCGCCGCACGCACAGGAAGTGATCGCGTACGACATCGCGCCGCCAATGCTGGCTACGGTCGAAGGCGCCGCGAAAGACCGCGGCCTGACCAACATCCGCACGCGACAGGGCGCCGCTGAAACGCTGCCGTTCGACGATCATTCGTTCGACTGGGTTATCAGCCGGATGAGTGCGCACCACTGGCACGACGTGGCGCAGGCGCTGTCCGAAGTGCGGCGCGTGTTGAAGCCGGGTGGCAAGGTGCTGTTCATCGACATCGCCGGCGCGGACCATCCGCTGCTCGACACGCATATTCAGGCGGTCGAACTGTTGCGCGACGGTTCGCATATCCGCGACTACCGTGCGGACGAATGGATTGCGTTGTTCGAAGCGGCCGGCTTCAAGGCATCGATTCGGGAGCGCTGGCGCATCGAGATCGAGTTCAGTTCGTGGGTGGCGCGCATGCGTACGCCGGAGCCGCGCGTGGTGGCGATTCGCTCGCTGTGGAGTCATTCGCCCGATGAGGTGCGCCAGTATTTCGATGTGCAGGAAGACGGCTCGTTCAAGCTCGATGCGCTGATGGTCGAGGCGCAATGA
- a CDS encoding helix-turn-helix transcriptional regulator: MTTPSSAENPPPLDATPARALGDFIRAHRERLSPQALGLPPGPRRRTPGLRREEVAQLCGVSPTWYTWIEQGRPVSASADALARIAVALQLSRAERAYLFELAAQRDPAEPDPAAADAPATLLETVQLVNAPAYVLDRQWNALAWNERAADLFVGWLDGGHDRNLLRYTFTEPAARELIVDWETRARRLAAEFRADSIRHLNDAPTRALIDSLTAASDAFARFWASQDVGGREGGRREFNHPRDGRIVYDQITFKPAHREDLKLVVLVRE, encoded by the coding sequence ATGACCACGCCGTCCTCCGCCGAGAATCCCCCGCCGCTCGACGCCACACCCGCCCGCGCCCTCGGCGACTTCATCCGCGCTCACCGCGAACGGCTCTCGCCGCAAGCGCTTGGCCTGCCACCGGGTCCGCGCCGCCGGACGCCTGGTTTGCGGCGTGAGGAAGTCGCGCAGCTGTGCGGCGTGAGCCCGACCTGGTACACGTGGATTGAACAGGGCCGGCCCGTCTCCGCCTCCGCCGACGCGCTGGCGCGGATCGCCGTCGCGCTGCAATTGTCGCGCGCCGAGCGGGCGTATCTGTTCGAGCTGGCCGCGCAACGCGACCCGGCCGAGCCCGATCCGGCCGCCGCCGACGCGCCCGCCACCCTGCTCGAAACCGTGCAGCTCGTGAACGCGCCCGCTTACGTGCTCGACCGGCAGTGGAACGCGCTCGCCTGGAACGAGCGCGCCGCCGACCTGTTCGTCGGCTGGCTCGACGGCGGGCACGACCGCAATCTGCTCCGCTACACCTTCACCGAACCGGCCGCCCGTGAGTTGATCGTCGATTGGGAAACGCGCGCGCGGCGCCTCGCCGCGGAATTCCGCGCCGACTCGATTCGCCATCTGAACGACGCGCCGACACGTGCTTTGATCGACTCGCTGACCGCAGCCAGCGACGCGTTCGCCCGTTTCTGGGCCTCGCAGGACGTCGGCGGCCGCGAAGGCGGCCGGCGCGAGTTCAACCATCCGCGCGACGGCCGCATCGTCTACGACCAGATCACCTTCAAGCCCGCGCATCGCGAGGATCTGAAGCTGGTCGTGCTGGTGCGGGAATAG
- a CDS encoding energy transducer TonB family protein → MSIRTRHLRRLTGRFASRVSASLSHAHGAASSLTAASVLALATLAGCTITPPGRPLIITPVAAVNSATLDQYRSAVAQRIIERSPSYVLRGTPQAMLRSLVVVSFTVDRDGQVVASSVYRTNGDDEAESTALASLRRAAPLPQPPGKLLNGRGQLELFEDWLFNDNGKFQLREFASPQAQTIE, encoded by the coding sequence ATGTCCATTCGCACACGTCACCTTCGCCGCCTGACTGGACGCTTCGCTTCACGCGTTAGCGCATCCCTGTCGCATGCGCATGGCGCAGCTTCCTCGTTGACGGCGGCTTCGGTTTTGGCGCTCGCAACGCTGGCAGGCTGCACGATCACACCGCCCGGTCGCCCACTCATCATCACGCCGGTCGCGGCCGTCAACAGCGCGACGCTCGACCAGTATCGCAGCGCGGTCGCTCAACGCATCATCGAACGCAGCCCTTCGTATGTGCTGCGCGGCACGCCGCAAGCGATGCTGCGCTCGCTGGTGGTGGTGTCGTTCACGGTGGATCGCGATGGACAGGTGGTGGCGTCGTCGGTATATCGCACCAATGGCGACGACGAAGCCGAAAGCACCGCGCTCGCCTCCTTGCGGCGCGCCGCGCCGCTGCCGCAACCGCCCGGTAAATTGCTGAACGGCCGTGGCCAGCTCGAACTGTTCGAAGACTGGCTGTTCAACGACAACGGCAAGTTCCAGCTGCGCGAGTTCGCCTCGCCGCAAGCGCAGACCATTGAGTAA